From one Halosimplex rubrum genomic stretch:
- a CDS encoding SHOCT domain-containing protein, with product MARDERGAVEPDGDEEESPLVGVATGAVTFLTLGVAFSLMFLGVDYFWVAFPVGFGGGMPLAVALAKYYESKREADRERGRGRRDRGRSDEADEALAELRDRYARGEIDDAEFETRVERLLETESVDDAETFLAESDGEDDRSAERERA from the coding sequence ATGGCACGCGACGAACGCGGCGCCGTCGAACCCGACGGAGACGAGGAGGAGAGCCCGCTCGTCGGCGTCGCGACCGGCGCGGTCACCTTCCTGACGCTCGGCGTCGCCTTCTCGCTCATGTTCCTCGGCGTCGACTACTTCTGGGTGGCGTTCCCGGTCGGCTTCGGCGGCGGCATGCCGCTCGCGGTCGCGCTCGCGAAGTACTACGAGTCGAAGCGGGAGGCCGACCGCGAGCGCGGACGCGGGCGCCGCGACCGCGGCCGCTCCGACGAGGCCGACGAGGCGCTCGCCGAGCTGCGCGACCGCTACGCCCGCGGGGAGATCGACGACGCGGAGTTCGAGACCAGAGTCGAGCGCCTGCTGGAGACCGAGTCGGTCGACGACGCCGAGACGTTCCTCGCGGAATCGGACGGCGAGGACGACCGCTCGGCGGAGCGCGAGCGGGCGTGA
- a CDS encoding UPF0175 family protein: MPSVSARLPDEEKEELDAVAELLDEDRSTTIRKALREGLAELRVRRAVERYQSGDASVAEAARIAGVSLGEWLEIAHERNLTTQLAAEDLGDDAYTAQEL; this comes from the coding sequence ATGCCGTCAGTCAGCGCGCGCCTCCCGGACGAGGAGAAGGAGGAACTGGACGCGGTCGCCGAACTGCTCGACGAGGACCGATCGACGACGATCCGGAAGGCCCTGCGGGAGGGACTGGCCGAGCTGCGCGTCCGCCGCGCGGTCGAGCGCTACCAGTCGGGCGACGCCTCCGTCGCCGAGGCCGCCCGCATCGCCGGCGTCTCCCTGGGCGAGTGGCTGGAGATCGCCCACGAGCGCAACCTCACCACCCAGCTGGCCGCCGAGGACCTCGGCGACGACGCCTACACCGCACAGGAGCTATGA
- a CDS encoding bacteriorhodopsin, producing MSQSDAFEQISNDVLLSSSLWANIALAGLSILLFVYMGRDVEGTRAKLIFGATLMIPLVSISSYTGLVSGLTVGFIEMPAGHALGGEEVMSQWGRYLTWALSTPMILLALGLLADVDVGSLFTTIAADIGMCITGLAAALVTSSYALRWVFYGISCAFFVVVLYAVLVEWPQSATAAGTDEIFGTLRALTVVLWLGYPIIWAVGIEGLALVESVGLTSWGYSLLDIGAKYLFAFLLLQWVAANQDVVQTAGLGTDASGATAVDDD from the coding sequence ATGAGCCAATCGGACGCGTTCGAGCAGATCAGCAACGACGTCTTGCTCTCGTCGTCGCTGTGGGCGAACATCGCGCTGGCCGGGCTGTCGATACTGCTGTTCGTGTACATGGGACGGGACGTCGAGGGGACGCGGGCGAAGCTCATCTTCGGAGCGACGCTCATGATCCCGTTGGTCTCGATATCGAGCTACACGGGACTCGTGTCGGGGCTGACAGTCGGATTCATCGAGATGCCGGCGGGACACGCCCTGGGAGGTGAAGAGGTGATGAGCCAGTGGGGTCGATATCTGACGTGGGCGCTGTCGACGCCGATGATCCTGCTCGCGCTGGGGCTCCTGGCCGACGTGGACGTGGGTAGTCTGTTCACGACCATCGCAGCCGATATCGGGATGTGCATCACCGGACTCGCCGCGGCGCTGGTCACCTCCTCGTACGCGCTCCGCTGGGTGTTCTACGGCATCAGCTGTGCGTTCTTCGTGGTGGTCCTGTACGCCGTCCTCGTCGAGTGGCCCCAGTCGGCGACGGCCGCGGGCACCGACGAGATCTTCGGCACGCTGCGCGCGCTGACGGTCGTGCTGTGGCTCGGCTACCCGATCATCTGGGCGGTCGGCATCGAAGGACTGGCGCTGGTCGAGTCGGTCGGGCTGACCTCGTGGGGCTACTCCCTGCTCGATATCGGTGCGAAGTACCTCTTCGCGTTCCTGCTGCTCCAGTGGGTCGCCGCCAACCAGGACGTGGTTCAAACGGCCGGGCTGGGCACCGACGCCAGCGGCGCCACGGCCGTCGACGACGACTGA
- the aspS gene encoding aspartate--tRNA(Asn) ligase translates to MDDRTYTAEAEPGETVTVAGWVHEIRDLGGIAFLILRDQSGKIQVKFEKDEMDDDLVEAGLGVHRESVVAVTGAVEEEPRAPTGVEITPDSLDVVAEADPELPLDPSGKVDADLSTRLDNRTLDLRKDETKAIFEIRAEVLRSVREAFRNLDATEINTPKIVATGTEGGTELFPITYFGQEAFMNQSPQLFKQLMVGSGLERVFEIGPIFRAEEHNTPRHLNEATSIDFESAFYDHTEAMDACETIVKAAYEGVAENCQDELEALDLHEEFEAPEGDFPRLTYEEAIERINATGELDEQLVWGDDLPTEGEHALGQDVGEHYFITDWPSEIKPFYIKDHDDDEGLSTGFDMMHPTMELVSGGQREHRYDHLVDGFEQQGLDPEQFDYYTKMFKYGMPPHAGWGLGGERLVMTMLGLGNIREAVLFPRDRQRLSP, encoded by the coding sequence ATGGACGACCGCACCTACACAGCCGAGGCCGAGCCGGGCGAGACCGTCACGGTCGCCGGCTGGGTCCACGAGATCCGCGACCTCGGTGGCATCGCCTTCCTCATCCTCCGGGACCAGTCCGGGAAGATCCAGGTCAAGTTCGAGAAAGACGAGATGGACGACGACCTCGTCGAGGCGGGACTGGGAGTTCACCGCGAGTCCGTCGTCGCCGTCACCGGCGCCGTCGAAGAGGAGCCCCGAGCGCCCACCGGCGTCGAGATCACGCCCGACTCCCTCGACGTGGTCGCCGAGGCCGACCCCGAACTGCCCCTCGACCCCTCGGGCAAGGTCGACGCCGACCTCTCGACGCGGCTGGACAACCGCACGCTCGACCTCCGGAAGGACGAGACCAAGGCCATCTTCGAGATCCGCGCGGAGGTCCTCCGCTCGGTCCGCGAGGCGTTCCGGAACCTCGACGCGACGGAGATCAACACGCCGAAGATCGTCGCCACCGGCACCGAGGGCGGGACGGAGCTGTTCCCGATCACCTACTTCGGCCAGGAAGCGTTCATGAACCAGAGCCCCCAGCTGTTCAAGCAGCTGATGGTCGGCTCCGGCCTCGAACGCGTCTTCGAGATCGGCCCGATCTTCCGCGCCGAGGAGCACAACACGCCCCGCCACCTCAACGAAGCCACCTCCATCGACTTCGAGTCGGCCTTCTACGACCACACCGAGGCGATGGACGCCTGCGAGACCATCGTGAAGGCCGCCTACGAGGGCGTCGCCGAGAACTGTCAGGACGAGCTCGAAGCGCTCGACCTGCACGAGGAGTTCGAGGCGCCGGAGGGCGACTTCCCGCGGCTCACCTACGAGGAGGCCATCGAGCGGATCAACGCCACCGGCGAGCTCGACGAGCAGCTCGTCTGGGGCGACGACCTCCCAACGGAGGGCGAGCACGCGCTCGGCCAGGACGTGGGCGAGCACTACTTCATCACCGACTGGCCCTCGGAGATCAAGCCGTTCTACATCAAGGACCACGACGACGACGAGGGGCTCTCGACGGGCTTCGACATGATGCACCCGACGATGGAGCTGGTCTCGGGCGGCCAGCGTGAACACCGCTACGACCACCTCGTCGACGGGTTCGAACAGCAGGGTCTCGACCCCGAGCAGTTCGACTACTACACCAAGATGTTCAAGTACGGCATGCCGCCCCACGCCGGCTGGGGCCTCGGTGGCGAGCGCCTCGTGATGACGATGCTCGGCCTGGGCAACATCCGCGAGGCGGTGCTGTTCCCGCGGGATCGTCAGCGTCTGAGTCCGTAG
- a CDS encoding phosphoglycerol geranylgeranyltransferase: MQRPWDDWDHVLKVDPDKDLVDGETYADVVTCGTDAIEVGGTTGVTEEKMADVVEACAEYDVPLYVEPSNPANVVYRGGVDGYLVPAVLNAGDIAWLTGVQKEWVRIDDDIDWERTFTEGYVVLNPDSAAAKLTQSDCDLDAEDVAAYAEVGERMLGQEIIYAEYSGTFGDPEIVAAAAGALEESTLFYGGGIHDYESANTMADHADTVVVGDLVHDEGVDAVAKTVEGAKDARAAAVSE; this comes from the coding sequence ATGCAGAGGCCGTGGGACGACTGGGATCACGTGCTGAAGGTCGACCCGGACAAGGATCTGGTCGACGGCGAGACGTACGCGGACGTCGTCACCTGTGGCACGGACGCCATCGAGGTGGGCGGGACGACGGGCGTCACCGAGGAGAAGATGGCCGACGTGGTCGAGGCCTGCGCCGAGTACGACGTGCCGCTGTACGTCGAGCCCTCGAACCCCGCCAACGTCGTCTACCGCGGCGGCGTCGACGGCTACCTCGTCCCCGCGGTGCTCAACGCCGGCGACATCGCCTGGCTCACCGGCGTCCAGAAGGAGTGGGTCCGCATCGACGACGACATCGACTGGGAGCGCACGTTCACCGAGGGCTACGTCGTCTTGAACCCCGATTCGGCGGCCGCGAAACTCACCCAGTCCGACTGCGACCTCGACGCCGAGGACGTGGCCGCCTACGCCGAGGTGGGCGAGCGGATGCTCGGCCAGGAGATAATTTACGCCGAGTACTCGGGCACCTTCGGCGACCCCGAGATCGTCGCCGCCGCGGCCGGCGCGCTGGAGGAGTCCACCCTGTTCTACGGCGGCGGCATCCACGACTACGAGTCGGCCAACACGATGGCCGACCACGCCGACACCGTCGTCGTCGGCGACCTGGTCCACGACGAGGGTGTCGACGCCGTCGCCAAGACCGTCGAGGGCGCCAAGGACGCCAGGGCCGCGGCCGTCTCCGAGTAG
- a CDS encoding Eco57I restriction-modification methylase domain-containing protein, producing MSQATLPSTPYQNSNLFSNYYLDERVADLDAWDCDDEARAAFEELQDLWELEGDLLPSYKEDELLDSWIDEVLDTLGFGTMSETTLPESGGYNDRLLFESDDDRREGALRKKEGEPEAMYGTAAAVLEAKQWDADFSARFSEQRSYRDASHQIKYYLEHTPERMRWGVLTDGRKWRLYGTKDYATETYYEVDLPELLRSGSVEQFKYFFAFFRPAAFRETAGTCFLDTVWSESETAAQELGEDLQDNVFTALRVLGEGFVETNDLDIDPDDDAALEQLKEQSLVLLYRLMFVLYAESRGLIHPDDPDAVDEYEEHFSLDTLRLEVNDEIEGGGSLSDYSEHATSMWSRLEDLFRLVDSGEESLGIPPYNGGLFDDDNHEFLADNQVADRYVAEVIYRLGTTKADDGSFVLADYADLDTRHLGSIYEGLLEHEFRIAPEAYAAVAEDGGQVWEPATDVTVAEAVETVEAGELFVVNDDGERKATGAYYTPDYVVAYIVEETVDPLIDDIDSELRADGLEPGDPTYFGRFYRQVQELTILDPAMGSGHFLTKAVGYLTEQVMEVVREGEQGRDEQVIRRTLAKECIYGVDVNGMAVELAKLSMWLETLAADKPLAFLDHRLKAGNSLVGSDITNVLSDDSEIEGETVDQDDGIVQTTFSRFERARRRTLDHVMDLMKDLLAIDNEELEDIKSMEELYDKIRDDPLYQRLFELANVHTAEQFGADVPEGAYEEMAGAIEDADDWAEIESEPWFSEAQSVAGREDFFHWELEYPEVFFDDEGEKRDDSGFDAVVGNPPYVPTEQIAELQKEFLTERYETLYRKYDLSVAFLERSFELARTNAFTGMITPVAWETGENYSKFREKRLASGEASIEKIINLPFDVFEDAYVDTNIAIFQESGGNSGEFLAKEFEKRNRIRDVDALRDGFSRVPYEYLTNDKNSKIYTSSNYYELLQSYESERFSELGALTRSQQGIVASFFDYSDEKESEDFLSYKECDVYRYSLTVTEERFIDFSGNESQKEYYTQPRILLRRLVSRDDRLMAAVAEESFVVKKDLNPFIKDGTDLSLRYLFACLNSSLLSFLYVSTSALAQKDDFRQTTLSEVRSLPIRNLSISNEPDGTELEELQNRYESEEKSAFPRVNELIESSTGQRAIHDFVSFLTVKIEDATERKNRLNTNLLDYFGAYSTGDSLEEIGFVQPPENVAGSILQETTKQKPNLKVGEATVSRESDSTVEIRLTARYKPDPDKKGADAYTETDPLPALRITDLTETEADLIEAFVPVAVDEAGGFAGFRETATKTNSLVDRLRALTLPRVADVAEGLASYRETMARAEELEAKIERTDDLIDEIVYELYGLTDEEIEIVEDAVGE from the coding sequence ATGAGTCAGGCGACCCTCCCGTCGACGCCGTATCAGAACTCGAATCTCTTCTCCAACTACTATCTCGACGAGCGCGTCGCCGACCTCGACGCGTGGGACTGCGACGACGAAGCGCGCGCGGCGTTCGAGGAGCTACAGGACCTGTGGGAACTGGAGGGCGATCTCCTGCCGTCGTACAAGGAAGACGAACTGCTCGACTCGTGGATCGACGAGGTGCTCGACACCCTCGGGTTCGGGACGATGTCCGAGACGACGCTCCCCGAAAGCGGCGGGTACAACGACCGACTCCTGTTCGAGTCGGACGACGACCGCCGCGAGGGGGCGCTCCGGAAGAAGGAGGGCGAGCCCGAGGCGATGTACGGGACCGCCGCGGCCGTCCTCGAAGCGAAACAGTGGGACGCCGACTTCTCCGCGCGGTTCAGCGAACAGCGCTCCTATCGCGACGCCTCCCACCAGATCAAGTACTACCTCGAACACACGCCCGAGCGGATGCGCTGGGGCGTTCTCACCGACGGCCGCAAGTGGCGCCTCTACGGGACCAAGGACTACGCCACCGAGACCTACTACGAGGTCGACCTGCCGGAACTGCTGCGTTCGGGCAGCGTCGAGCAGTTCAAGTACTTCTTCGCGTTCTTCCGGCCGGCGGCGTTCCGCGAGACCGCCGGGACGTGTTTCCTCGACACCGTCTGGTCCGAGAGCGAGACCGCGGCGCAGGAACTCGGCGAGGACCTGCAGGACAACGTCTTCACCGCGCTCCGGGTGCTCGGCGAGGGCTTCGTCGAGACGAACGACCTCGACATCGACCCCGACGACGACGCGGCCCTGGAGCAGTTGAAAGAGCAGTCGCTCGTCCTCCTCTATCGGCTGATGTTCGTCCTCTACGCCGAGTCGCGGGGGCTCATCCACCCGGACGACCCCGACGCGGTCGACGAGTACGAGGAACACTTCAGCCTCGACACGTTGCGACTGGAGGTCAACGACGAGATCGAGGGCGGTGGGTCGCTGTCCGACTACAGCGAGCACGCCACGTCGATGTGGAGCCGGCTGGAGGACCTCTTTCGGCTGGTCGATTCGGGCGAGGAGTCGCTGGGCATCCCGCCGTACAACGGCGGCCTGTTCGACGACGACAACCACGAGTTCCTCGCGGACAATCAGGTCGCCGACCGCTACGTCGCCGAGGTGATCTACCGCCTGGGAACCACGAAAGCCGACGATGGCTCGTTCGTCCTCGCGGACTACGCCGACCTCGACACCCGCCACCTCGGCAGCATCTACGAGGGCCTGCTCGAACACGAGTTCCGCATCGCGCCGGAGGCCTACGCCGCCGTCGCCGAGGACGGCGGCCAGGTCTGGGAGCCCGCGACGGACGTGACCGTCGCCGAGGCCGTCGAGACGGTGGAGGCGGGCGAGCTGTTCGTCGTCAACGACGACGGCGAGCGCAAGGCCACGGGCGCCTACTACACGCCCGACTACGTCGTCGCCTACATCGTCGAGGAGACCGTCGACCCGCTGATCGACGACATCGATTCGGAGCTTCGTGCGGACGGGCTGGAGCCGGGCGATCCGACGTACTTCGGGCGGTTCTACAGGCAAGTGCAGGAGTTGACGATCCTCGACCCGGCGATGGGATCGGGGCACTTCCTCACGAAAGCGGTCGGCTATCTCACGGAGCAGGTGATGGAGGTCGTCCGGGAAGGTGAGCAGGGTCGTGACGAGCAAGTGATCCGGCGCACGCTCGCCAAGGAGTGCATCTACGGCGTGGACGTGAACGGCATGGCCGTCGAACTGGCGAAGCTCTCGATGTGGCTGGAAACGCTGGCGGCTGACAAACCCCTCGCGTTCTTGGACCACCGGCTCAAAGCCGGGAACTCGCTCGTTGGTTCGGACATTACGAACGTTCTGAGCGACGATTCCGAAATCGAAGGAGAAACCGTCGACCAGGACGACGGGATCGTCCAAACGACCTTCTCCCGATTCGAACGTGCCAGACGACGGACGCTCGATCACGTGATGGACCTGATGAAGGACCTACTCGCCATCGACAACGAGGAACTTGAAGACATCAAGTCGATGGAAGAGCTGTACGACAAGATCCGCGACGACCCGCTGTATCAGCGACTCTTCGAGCTGGCGAACGTCCATACGGCCGAGCAGTTCGGCGCGGACGTTCCAGAAGGTGCGTACGAGGAGATGGCCGGCGCTATCGAGGACGCCGACGACTGGGCCGAAATCGAATCCGAACCGTGGTTCTCGGAAGCGCAGTCAGTTGCCGGCCGCGAGGACTTCTTCCACTGGGAACTGGAGTACCCCGAGGTGTTCTTCGACGACGAGGGCGAGAAGCGAGACGATTCCGGGTTCGATGCCGTGGTCGGGAATCCGCCGTATGTTCCAACAGAACAAATCGCAGAACTTCAAAAGGAATTTCTCACAGAACGTTACGAAACCCTCTACAGAAAATATGACCTCTCTGTCGCTTTCTTAGAACGTTCATTCGAGTTAGCACGCACGAATGCGTTCACTGGAATGATTACACCAGTGGCCTGGGAAACAGGAGAAAACTATTCTAAATTTAGAGAGAAGCGCCTCGCTAGTGGAGAGGCAAGCATTGAAAAGATCATTAATCTCCCGTTTGATGTATTCGAAGATGCCTACGTTGACACAAATATAGCGATATTCCAAGAGTCGGGCGGCAATTCAGGTGAGTTTCTAGCAAAAGAGTTTGAAAAGAGAAACAGAATCCGCGATGTAGACGCACTCAGGGACGGATTCAGCAGAGTTCCCTATGAATATTTAACCAACGACAAAAATTCGAAAATATACACTTCCAGTAACTATTACGAATTGTTGCAATCCTATGAATCCGAGCGGTTCTCTGAATTAGGCGCACTTACGAGGTCCCAACAGGGAATTGTCGCCTCCTTTTTTGACTACTCTGATGAAAAGGAATCGGAGGATTTCCTGTCATATAAAGAGTGTGACGTGTATCGATATTCCTTGACTGTGACTGAGGAGCGATTCATTGATTTCAGCGGAAATGAATCACAAAAAGAATACTACACTCAACCAAGGATTCTACTCCGTCGATTAGTAAGCAGAGATGATCGGCTTATGGCCGCAGTCGCAGAGGAATCATTTGTAGTAAAGAAAGACCTGAATCCATTCATCAAAGATGGAACTGACCTGTCGCTTCGATATTTGTTTGCTTGTTTGAACAGTTCCCTACTTTCGTTCCTTTATGTGTCAACATCTGCATTAGCCCAAAAAGACGACTTCCGGCAGACAACACTCTCGGAAGTTCGATCCCTCCCGATCCGAAATTTAAGCATCTCCAACGAACCCGACGGAACAGAGTTAGAGGAACTTCAGAACCGGTACGAATCTGAAGAAAAATCCGCATTCCCACGGGTCAATGAATTAATTGAGTCGTCCACAGGTCAGAGGGCTATTCATGACTTTGTTTCTTTCCTCACAGTTAAGATAGAAGATGCCACAGAGAGAAAAAATCGGCTAAATACCAACCTCTTAGATTACTTTGGAGCATATTCTACTGGAGATTCCCTTGAAGAGATTGGATTTGTTCAACCGCCCGAAAATGTCGCTGGGTCTATCCTCCAGGAAACCACAAAACAGAAGCCCAATCTCAAAGTCGGCGAAGCCACGGTCAGCCGAGAATCGGATAGCACGGTCGAGATCAGACTCACAGCCCGTTACAAACCCGACCCAGACAAGAAAGGTGCGGATGCATACACCGAAACCGACCCGCTCCCGGCGCTCCGGATCACCGACCTCACCGAGACGGAGGCGGACCTGATCGAGGCGTTCGTGCCCGTCGCCGTCGATGAGGCGGGCGGGTTCGCGGGCTTCCGGGAGACGGCGACGAAGACGAACTCGCTTGTCGACCGCCTGCGCGCGCTGACGCTGCCGCGGGTCGCCGACGTGGCCGAGGGACTGGCGAGCTACCGCGAGACGATGGCCCGGGCCGAGGAGTTGGAGGCGAAGATCGAACGCACCGACGACCTGATCGACGAGATCGTCTACGAGCTGTACGGGCTGACCGACGAGGAGATCGAGATCGTCGAGGACGCGGTCGGGGAGTGA
- a CDS encoding Rieske (2Fe-2S) protein — MPAGARLTTVEEVREDGSFLFTATDSFDVDEEIIVVPCDEDVAADGGAPVDDEGGVAAWINRCTHEAQRFDTGRGVPMRDGEIVCPKHGSMFDACSGDCHNGEAAGTTLPDVDVAVEDGAVFLVDEEYAFEHEGQIDDGDEGPSSTSHVGF, encoded by the coding sequence ATGCCAGCGGGCGCGCGACTGACGACGGTCGAGGAAGTGCGCGAGGACGGATCGTTCCTGTTCACGGCGACCGACTCCTTCGACGTGGACGAGGAGATCATCGTGGTCCCCTGCGACGAGGACGTGGCGGCCGACGGCGGCGCGCCGGTCGACGACGAGGGCGGCGTCGCGGCGTGGATCAACCGCTGCACGCACGAGGCCCAGCGCTTCGACACCGGCCGCGGCGTCCCCATGCGCGACGGGGAGATCGTCTGCCCGAAACACGGGTCGATGTTCGACGCCTGTTCCGGCGACTGCCACAACGGCGAAGCCGCCGGGACGACGCTCCCCGACGTGGACGTGGCCGTCGAAGACGGTGCGGTGTTCCTCGTCGACGAGGAGTACGCGTTCGAACACGAGGGCCAGATCGACGACGGCGACGAGGGTCCGAGTTCGACCAGTCACGTGGGTTTCTGA
- a CDS encoding DNA topoisomerase I, translated as MELIITEKNNAARRIAEILSGGDATTTQRNGVNVYEWGLTTCVGLSGHVVGVDFPEEYSDWRDVEPVELIDADIVKSPTQENIVRTLRQLAREADEAVIATDYDREGELIGKEAYELIREETDAPVKRVRFSSITEREVKSAFDEPDDIDFDLAAAGEARQVIDLVWGAALTRFLSLSARQLGEDFISVGRVQSPTLKLIVDREREIQAFDPEDYWELFADLAKNGEAFEAQYFYDDDGSEADRVWDESDANEAHERLQEAQSAEVTSVRRRTRTDNPPAPFNTTAFISAAGSLGYSAQRAMSIAEELYTTGYITYPRTDNTVYPEDLEPEELLDEFTMTHEFGDDAESLLELDEIEATEGDDETTDHPPIHPTGAVPDRDELDEDEWEVYELVVRRFFATVAEAATWEHLRVVAAANDCQLKATGKRLLEAGYHDVYPYSSASESFLPAVEEGDALDVTDVELEAKQTQPPRRYGQSRLIQQMEEMGIGTKATRHNVIEKLYDRGYIESDPPRPTSLAEAVVEAAEEFADLVVSEDMTARLEADMSAIANGEATLDDVTEESREMLDRVFEELRESREAIGDHLQESLKADRRLGPCPESDHDLLVRQSRQGSYFVGCDGFPECRYTLPLPSTGEPLVLEDACEEHGLNHVKMLAGRDTFVHGCPQCKADEADDTEDEVIGVCPDCGEEHGGDLAIKQLRSGSRLVGCTRYPDCDYSLPLPRRGDIEITDEYCDEHDLPELVVHSGDEPWELGCPICNYREYRARQAVDDLEDLDGVGPATAERLETAGVEEPADLREVDPDRLATEIQGVSAGQIRDWIAQLPEVDHGDDDDPDDDTVSGSEDGSDEGDIMDDIHAEVEEVESD; from the coding sequence GTGGAACTGATAATCACGGAGAAGAACAACGCCGCGCGGCGCATCGCGGAGATCCTGAGCGGCGGGGACGCGACGACGACCCAGCGCAACGGCGTCAACGTCTACGAGTGGGGGCTGACCACCTGCGTCGGCCTCTCGGGCCACGTCGTCGGCGTCGACTTCCCCGAGGAGTATTCGGACTGGCGGGACGTGGAACCGGTCGAGCTCATCGACGCCGACATCGTCAAGTCGCCGACCCAGGAGAACATCGTCCGGACGCTGCGCCAGCTGGCCCGCGAGGCCGACGAGGCGGTCATCGCGACCGACTACGACCGCGAGGGCGAACTCATCGGCAAGGAGGCCTACGAGCTCATCCGCGAGGAGACCGACGCGCCGGTCAAGCGGGTGCGCTTCTCCTCGATCACCGAGCGCGAAGTGAAAAGCGCCTTCGACGAGCCCGACGACATCGACTTCGACCTGGCCGCCGCGGGGGAGGCTCGGCAGGTCATCGACCTCGTCTGGGGCGCGGCGCTGACCCGCTTTCTCTCGCTGTCGGCCCGCCAGCTCGGCGAGGACTTCATCTCCGTCGGGCGGGTGCAGTCGCCCACGCTGAAGCTCATCGTCGACCGCGAGCGCGAGATCCAGGCGTTCGACCCCGAGGACTACTGGGAGCTGTTCGCCGACCTCGCGAAGAACGGAGAGGCGTTCGAGGCGCAGTACTTCTACGACGACGACGGCAGCGAGGCCGATCGGGTCTGGGACGAGAGCGACGCGAACGAGGCCCACGAGCGCCTGCAGGAGGCCCAGAGTGCAGAAGTCACGTCGGTCCGCCGGCGCACCCGGACGGACAACCCGCCGGCGCCGTTCAACACCACCGCGTTCATCTCCGCCGCGGGGTCGCTCGGGTATTCGGCCCAGCGCGCGATGTCCATCGCCGAGGAGCTGTACACGACGGGCTACATCACCTATCCGCGGACGGACAACACGGTCTACCCCGAGGACTTAGAGCCCGAGGAGTTGCTCGACGAGTTCACGATGACCCACGAGTTCGGCGACGACGCCGAGTCGCTGCTCGAACTCGACGAGATCGAGGCCACCGAGGGCGACGACGAGACGACCGACCACCCGCCGATCCACCCGACCGGCGCGGTGCCCGACCGCGACGAACTCGACGAGGACGAGTGGGAGGTGTACGAACTCGTCGTCCGCCGGTTTTTCGCGACGGTCGCCGAGGCCGCGACGTGGGAGCACCTGCGCGTCGTCGCCGCGGCCAACGACTGCCAGCTGAAGGCGACCGGCAAGCGCCTGCTCGAAGCCGGCTACCACGACGTCTACCCCTACTCGTCGGCCAGCGAGTCGTTCCTCCCCGCCGTCGAGGAGGGCGACGCGCTCGACGTGACCGACGTGGAACTCGAGGCCAAGCAGACCCAGCCGCCCCGCCGGTACGGCCAGTCGCGGCTCATCCAGCAGATGGAGGAGATGGGCATCGGGACGAAGGCCACCCGGCACAACGTCATCGAGAAGCTCTACGACCGCGGGTACATCGAGTCGGACCCGCCGCGGCCGACGTCGCTGGCGGAGGCGGTCGTCGAGGCCGCCGAGGAGTTCGCCGACCTGGTCGTCAGCGAGGACATGACCGCCCGGCTGGAGGCGGACATGTCCGCCATCGCCAACGGCGAGGCGACGCTCGACGACGTGACCGAGGAGTCCCGCGAGATGCTCGACAGGGTGTTCGAGGAGCTCCGGGAGTCGCGCGAGGCGATCGGCGACCACCTCCAGGAGTCGCTGAAGGCCGACCGTCGGCTGGGCCCCTGTCCGGAGAGCGACCACGACCTGCTCGTCAGGCAGAGCCGCCAGGGCTCGTATTTCGTCGGCTGCGACGGCTTCCCGGAGTGTCGCTACACCCTCCCGCTGCCGAGCACGGGCGAGCCGCTCGTCCTCGAAGACGCCTGCGAGGAACACGGCCTGAATCACGTGAAGATGCTCGCCGGCCGTGACACGTTCGTCCACGGCTGCCCCCAGTGCAAGGCCGACGAGGCCGACGACACCGAGGACGAGGTCATCGGCGTCTGTCCGGACTGCGGTGAGGAGCACGGTGGCGACCTGGCGATCAAGCAATTGCGTTCGGGCTCGCGACTCGTGGGGTGTACCCGCTACCCCGACTGCGACTACTCGCTGCCGCTGCCGCGCCGCGGCGACATCGAGATCACCGACGAGTACTGCGACGAGCACGACCTACCCGAACTCGTCGTCCACAGCGGCGACGAGCCGTGGGAACTCGGCTGTCCCATCTGCAACTACCGGGAGTACCGGGCCCGCCAGGCCGTCGACGACCTGGAGGACCTAGACGGCGTCGGCCCCGCCACCGCCGAGCGACTGGAGACGGCCGGGGTCGAAGAGCCCGCGGACCTCCGCGAGGTCGACCCCGACCGCCTCGCCACGGAGATCCAGGGCGTCAGCGCGGGCCAGATCCGCGACTGGATCGCGCAACTGCCGGAGGTCGACCACGGCGACGACGACGACCCGGACGACGACACCGTGTCGGGAAGCGAAGACGGGAGCGACGAGGGGGACATCATGGACGACATCCACGCCGAAGTCGAGGAAGTCGAAAGCGACTGA